One part of the Lotus japonicus ecotype B-129 chromosome 2, LjGifu_v1.2 genome encodes these proteins:
- the LOC130735665 gene encoding putative F-box/LRR-repeat protein 23, which produces MASNGEITEGPLPNWLELPTEVTAKILYKLGAFDILTSARLVCPLWWKTCKDPLMWRTIDLTNQPPSYPHTAMLKLCRYAIEQSCGHLEDISIDFFCTDEVLKYIADSGSHLRRMGLLMKSWGISDVGMIELVKKLPLLEEFEISFNCLPKNILELIGQSCPFLKVIKFTLFIGFPKGFECNDDAFVIAKTMPELRHLQLIANRLTNDGLLAILDGCRHLESLDLRGCSNVDLSGSLGERCCKQIKYLYLPEDVSEFSYYFEDEEDDGDYDDCYYDQECDWGKEGAYHNCVVAHSYGDCIQ; this is translated from the exons ATGGCCTCAAATGGAGAGATCACAGAGGGGCCATTGCCAAATTGGCTTGAACTTCCTACTGAAGTGACTGCAAAGATACTGTACAAGCTTGGTGCCTTTGATATTCTAACCAGTGCACGTCTAGTGTGCCCTTTATGGTGGAAAACTTGCAAGGACCCTCTCATGTGGCGCACCATCGACTTGACCAACCAACCCCCTAGCTACCCGCACACTGCAATGCTGAAGCTTTGTCGCTATGCGATTGAACAAAGTTGCGGTCATTTGGAAGATATCAGTATTGATTTCTTTTGCACTGATGAAGTCCTCAAATACATTGCTGATAG CGGAAGCCACCTACGAAGGATGGGGCTTTTGATGAAATCCTGGGGAATTTCAGATGTAGGAATGATTGAGCTTGTAAAGAAGCTTCCGCTGTTGGAAGAGTTTGAGATTTCATTCAATTGTCTACCTAAGAATATTTTGGAACTTATTGGTCAATCTTGCCCATTTTTGAAAGTGATTAAATTTACACTATTTATTGGGTTTCCTAAAGGCTTTGAGTGTAATGATGATGCGTTCGTTATCGCAAAAACTATGCCTGAGCTACGTCATCTTCAACTTATTGCGAATAGGCTCACTAATGATGGCTTGCTTGCCATTCTTGACGGATGTCGTCATCTTGAATCTCTTGATCTGCGTGGTTGTTCCAATGTTGATTTGAGCGGGAGTTTGGGGGAAAGATGCTGTAAGCAaatcaaatatttatatttgcCAGAAGATGTAAGTGAATTTTCCTACTactttgaagatgaagaagatgatggtgatTATGATGATTGTTATTATGATCAAGAATGTGACTGGGGAAAGGAAGGGGCATATCATAATTGTGTTGTAGCTCACAGTTATGGTGATTGTATTCAATGA